Proteins encoded in a region of the Rutidosis leptorrhynchoides isolate AG116_Rl617_1_P2 chromosome 9, CSIRO_AGI_Rlap_v1, whole genome shotgun sequence genome:
- the LOC139867360 gene encoding WD repeat-containing protein RUP2 has protein sequence MNHPNPPPQTTISDHDETSSPKFEWDFRVSAVVSPPVTTAGHVSDTLGVIEVNPSGTLFATGGIARKIRVYSINPTTCHFCICTSAKLSSLKWKPGSNGKIMGSADYDGVVYEYDLETQMPVFERDEHNGRRIWSMDYSTSNPVVGASGSDDGSVQIWDPRHDSGNCVANVKFGNPVCCVEFSPFGGTLLAVGCADRKAYIYDVRKMVDPVVVFDGHQKTVSYTRFLDDRTVMTSGTDGCLKMWDTQDHRLIRTFRGHTNQRRFVGLSIWRNQGLIGCGSESNQVFVYDKRWGEPIWVHGFEPEGGTKSEHGFVSSICWSQVVDDECTLVGGGSDGVVKIFSGKRKVLVNQLD, from the coding sequence ATGAACCACCCAAATCCACCACCTCAAACAACAATATCCGATCACGACGAAACATCATCACCCAAATTCGAGTGGGACTTCCGCGTCTCCGCCGTCGTATCACCACCCGTAACCACCGCCGGTCACGTCTCCGACACCCTCGGAGTCATAGAAGTCAACCCCTCCGGCACACTTTTCGCTACCGGCGGTATCGCAAGAAAAATTAGAGTTTATAGCATAAACCCCACGACTTGCCATTTTTGCATATGTACGTCAGCCAAACTCAGCAGCCTAAAATGGAAACCCGGGTCAAACGGAAAAATTATGGGCTCGGCGGACTACGACGGCGTTGTATACGAGTACGATCTGGAGACACAAATGCCGGTTTTTGAACGTGACGAACATAACGGTCGTCGTATTTGGAGTATGGATTACTCCACTTCGAATCCCGTCGTCGGGGCATCAGGATCCGATGACGGGTCGGTACAAATATGGGACCCACGTCATGATAGTGGGAATTGTGTGGCTAACGTGAAATTCGGTAATCCTGTTTGTTGTGTGGAGTTTAGTCCATTTGGTGGCACATTATTAGCCGTTGGATGTGCAGATCGAAAGGCTTACATTTACGATGTTAGAAAAATGGTTGACCCGGTAGTAGTTTTTGACGGTCATCAAAAAACGGTGAGTTATACCAGATTTTTAGATGATCGTACGGTCATGACATCGGGTACAGATGGGTGTTTAAAGATGTGGGACACACAGGATCACCGCCTTATTCGGACTTTTAGAGGGCACACTAATCAAAGAAGATTTGTTGGGCTATCCATTTGGAGAAATCAAGGTTTGATTGGATGTGGGTCAGAAAGTAACCAAGTGTTTGTTTATGATAAGAGATGGGGTGAGCCCATTTGGGTGCATGGGTTCGAGCCCGAAGGTGGGACCAAGTCCGAACATGGGTTCGTGAGTAGTATTTGTTGGAGTCAAGTTGTTGACGATGAATGTACTCTTGTTGGTGGTGGTTCCGATGGAGTTGTAAAGATTTTTTCCGGTAAAAGAAAGGTGCTTGTTAACCAACTcgattaa